The genomic stretch AGTCCCCACCGCCCCCACCCACCCTGGGCCCTGTCCCTGGGCTACAGCCCAACCTGAGGTCCCGTCCCTCCCAGCGCCAGAACCTCCCTCGGCTCTTGGGACCCACACTCACTGAGGTTCAAGGGCCCCTCATCCTCAGACTGAGGCCACTGTGCCTTTGGGGAGGCCGGCCGGGGGCTCAGGGACAGCTGGGGGCTCTTGTCCTCAGGATTCTTAGGGGTAGGGGAGCCCGCCAGGGCCAGTGGTGTCTTTTTGAGGAGTGGAGAGCTGGGTGGGTGGCCCAGGCCCTTGGCCGAGAAGCCGGGAGGTGACTTGATGGCTTTGTTGACAGCAGGGGCATCCAAGGGCTTGGCCAGGGTGAGCAAGCCGGGCCGGGGGGCCCCGGCGACCACCTCCTTCAGTGAGCTGGACTTCTTAGCCAGGCCTGGGGGCAGCCCAAGGTGGGCGTCAGGCAGACCCTTCTGCTTCACAAGCTCGTAGAGGAGGTCGATGGGTGCGCCGCTGCTCTCCGACTCTGCCACTCCCAGCTGCCGCAGGTGGGAGCGCGCGTGGCTGGACAGGCCCTTTCGGGTCTCAAAGCAGGCACCGCAGACCTCGCAGGTGGTCAGGCTCTGGGCTGAAGGGCAACACAGAGGCCGGGAGAGCAGGCTGTGAGGCCCGCGGCCCAGCTCTCCCGCTTCTCCTCCCCCGAGAGTCCCACTCACCCAGGCTCCATGGAAGTGTTTTGCCTCCGTCAGACCCCCCAAACCTCACAATGACCCTAACGCAGAGAATAGCTTGGCTGCTTTGCCAATAAGGGttagaaactgagactcagagagggaaAAGTTgtgcccaagggcacacagcagGAGATACAGCCCTTCTGTCATCCAGCCAGTGGGACACCTTTCACAACCTTTCAGGCCTACGGGGTGCCCTGGCAACAGGTTCACACAAACGCTGACCTGACAGCCACATGCTTCACTGAACTAAGTTCTAACCACCCTCTGTGGCTCAACTCCTGCCCGAAACACTGGTCCTTGCAGTCTCCTGCACCCTCTTCCACAGAGCCTTTATCCTTGCCTATCTGCTTCTCTGTCTCCCCGTTCCCCAACTTGAATGGCCCTCAAGAGCAAGGGCCAAATTCATTTTGCTCTTCTCACCTCCCTGAAGTCCACCCCAGGGCCCGTCACTAGTCAATAACAACCTTAGGATCAACAGACGAAGAAATGGTGTCATGCGAGAGACTGCACAGCTAGCAAAGGCCAGATTCAGCAAATGAGCTGGGTCTGAGTATGAGCTCTGGACCACCACACCCACTGCTTCTGGATGCTGTCCCTCGCCCCGTGAGGGTGCAGCTCAGGGCCACGCATGCCCAGGACAGTAGAAGTTCAAGAGAGAAGACAGCTGAGTGCCAACCTTGGTGCCTCAAGGTGCCAGAGGGAAAACTGCGGGCAACCTTGGGCCCCACATTAACCCCAAGGCACGAGAGTGCTCCTGTGAGtgtaaccagcctggccagcatccCCTGCCATGCCACCTGGGCCACTCACCCTTGAGGTCCTGCAGCTCCTGTTTGCTGCCATGAGGAACCTCTGCAGCCACTTTGCTGCTCAGCCGACTGGCCACCTGCTCCAGGGCCCCAGGGACAGGCAGGCTCTTCTTAGGGAGCGAGGGAGAGCCCAAGTCCATGGCCACCATTGCGTTTTCCTCAGAACCCAGGCCTGTGGGTTGGGGAGACAGGCTCAGCCCAGACAAATTTCAGGCTGTCTATACCCAGAACTAAGAAGATGGCCTTCTTCCTTATCCTTGATGTCTGCTCTCACTCTGCGAAGCGACTCACCCCAGGAAAGCTGAGGTTCCACCATAACCCCCAGCACCAGTCCAGTGCAGGGACACTGAGGCTGCCACTGACAGCAGACGCCAGCAGCTGCTTCCACACACTACAGCATGGACAGGTCTGGGGTCTAATGCAAATCTGAGCCCAAACTCCCATCCCAGAGGATCTCAAAGAAAAGATCTCTCTGGGCAGAACTTGTGAGGGGGAACGTCTGCCTGTCTcgagggtgagggtgggaggcaCTCAGAAAGGGAATTCAACACAACACCAGGGTCAGGAGGCTGGAGAGGCCACGCAGAGGCAGGGAGCCAGGGAGCCAGGGAGCCAGGGACAGGGAGGTGGCTTCACAGCACTTGTGAGGAATCTCCACCAGACAAGACAGCTGGGGCTGCAGAGACAATGGGGGACCAGGGGTGGCCTACTCATCACAAGCTGGGCCCTAAGTGGGGTAAGGTGTCTGCACCTACAGCGATCTGACTGCGGACAGAAAGAGTTGGAATCACAGAACTTTGTGTTAAGTTTCTGAGACATCTATCAGGCCCGCAGCATCCCTGGGTGAGGAGTGTGTGGCAGAGGGAACCAAGGGTGAATTTTCACGTCTAGTTGTTCAAAGGGGCCTGGGAGGCCAGTTGAACTCCAAATTTAGAGTTCAGAGCAAAGGATGAAGGAACTGTGCCAGATGGGGCCTTGGAGGCGTTCAGTGGGATGTAACGGGGCAGGGGGCCATGTAGGTTCTATGCTCAGTTTGAGTCTCGCAGAAGCAAAGAGTAGGCGCTGAGGACTGGGGCACCGAGGACTTTGTCAAAGTCTCCGGGTCGGGTGGGCGCGTCTGTCAGATGGGGCAGGGCTGAAGTGAGTTTCCGCACCGGACGGACCGGAACCGTGGCAAGGGACGCTCCCGGGGCTCCAAAGGGGGCAAGGGACATCTGTCAGACGGGGCAAAGGTCTCGAGGAGCGGCAGAGGAGTGTTTCTGAGGCCTGGGACCCTGCGAGCGGCGACAGAAGGCCCTGGGCCCACACAACTAaagggcctgggggagggggggGTCCCGCAGACTGGACGGAAGGCGTCGGGGGCGGCGGCACCGGCAGGCGGGATTCCGACCTTCCCCTCCCCGCACCCTCCCAAGCGCGGGCTCTTACCGGGCGCGGGAGCGGACGCGGGCCCGGGCCCCGGCTCCGGCTCGGCCTTGGGCCCGTCccgcggcggcggtggcggtggcggtggtggcggcggcggcgggggtgggggcggcgGCGCGGGGGGTGCCGCGGGGCCCGGGCTCGGGGGGCTGGGCGGGGGCGCCCCCGCGGGCGCGCGCTCCCGGGCGCCCCCCGCGCGCGGCCCCGCCGCCGCCTTGCTCTCCGCTTTTGTCACTCGGCACTGGGCGGTGGAGGCGGCCATCTTGGCTCCGGCGCACGCGGGGCGGCCGCCCCAGGCGGGAGCAGCTGAGCGCCGAGTGCCGagcgccgctgccgccgccgccaaACCCGCTCCGCCCCGCCCCTCAGGGCGCGCCCAGGGTGGCCTGCCGAGTGCCGAGCGCCGAGCGCCGAGTGCCACGAGCGAAACAGTTCGTCTGGGCCCTGAGGGCGGGCGGCTGCAGCTGCTGGAAGCTTGTCGCGCGCCCTGGCTAGCGGATGCACCCACGCTGGGCGCCCAGCGGCCTCTAACCGCCGCCCCAGCCCAGTCCCCGGACATCTCTATCCCTAGGATGGGAATCTTCCGGCCTCACTCAGACCCCCTTAAACAACGTCCAAACTCTTAAGAGCCCCGACGGGCGGAGCTAGGACCTGCCCTAGGACCCTGCCCCATTCCCTTTCCGGAAAGTCTCCATCTCCGAGTCGGTGATCCTGGAAAACACCTGATCTCCAACCACAAGAATCCCTCCAGTATTATCCTGTTATTCAACCGTCCCCCGACGGTGCCGTTCCGCAGACCTAGGGAACCCCACAAGGCCGGCAACACATTTCAATCACCGCCTGCTTCTCTCTCCGATTGTCCCCAGCTGTTCCTTGACAGTTGGGTGGGGCTAGAATCGGAACATTGCCCCGCCCCCAACCTGGCACCCGCCCCCTCCTGCCCACTTAGGGAGAGGGGGCAGGCTTCTAACGACAGCCTTGCAGCGCCAGTGCCCAGACCTAGCCCTAATGTTGCATATCCTTACTTAAGGCAAGGCTTCCAAGATCTTCCCAATCACTCCTTAACCGCCAACCCTCTGCCTCGCAGTTATTCACTGAAAGACTGGTCATAGCTCTCCCTCCCAAGGACAAGGCCAGGGCAGTGCCAAACCTGGCTCCTCTCATCCGTAGGCTGATTCCTTATACCCCAGTGCCTCCTGCACCCCTAGCCATCCTCAGAGCCAGCTCTGTCTCGCAGCCACCCCTGAGACACTACAAGCCAGACGTGGGTGAGCTGAGTGCCTGGGGAGCAGCCTTTAGCAGAAGCAAGAAGCCTGAGGTCAAGTCCCCACTCTGCCCCTTCCTGAGGTGTCACCTCAACCAGCCCctgtcctctctgaacctccAAGGAGAGGGGGCTTTGATAGCCCCACCCTCCCCTTTGCAGACTCATGAATGCCCTTCAAGTGGGCTTGTGAGTAGGTCTGACTGAGCCCAGAGTACAGATCTAGGTAGGACCCCAGCAGCTGCAAGTAGGAATAGTACcgaaggggccgggtgcggtggctaacgcctgtaatcccagcactttgggaggccaagaggggtggatcacttgaggtcaggagtttgagaccagcctggacaacatggtgaaaccccatctctactaaaaatacaaaaaaaattagctgggcatggtgatgggcgcctgtaatcccagctacttgggaggctgaggcaggagaattgctttaacccgggaggcggaggttgcagtgagccaagatcgtgccactgcactccagcttgggcgacagagcaggactccatctttaaaaaaaaaaaaaaaaacaaaagggccaggcgtggtggctcacacctgtaatcccagcactttgggaggccgaggcgggcggatcacaaggtcaggagatcgagaccgtgctggctaacacggtgaaaccctgtctctactaaacaaaatacaaaaattagccgggcgtggtagcaggcgcctgtagtcccagctactcgggaggctgaggcagaagaatggtgtgaacccaggaggtggagcttgtagtgagccgagatcgtgccactgcactccagcctgggcgacagagcgatactccatctcaagacagagcgagactccatctcaaaaaaaaaaaaaaaagaaggaatagtATCAAAGGAAGCCCCAGCCTCCAGCAGTCCCAGGGGCGATTCCCCCTGTTCAGACACTCTCCATTCCTCAgagcccaactactttttgtagcCAAGTTCTCTGCCTTGTAAAGGCTCGTGCAAAGTCAGGCTGTGCAAGACTGGGCCCTTCACTTGTCCACTCCCTTTGCAGTGCCCAGTCCTGGGCTCCTTCACCAAATAGGACTTATGGATTTCCAAGCCATCCTCCACTAGAGACACCACCAAACAAGCTGCTCAGAAGTCTAGCTCTACAGCTGTGTGGCTGTGGCAAAGAAGATGACCTATGGTTTCCTTATCCTTAAAACAGGGACatggccggtgcggtggctcacgcctgtaatcccagcactttgggaggacgaggcaggtggatcacgaggtcaggagatagacaccatcctggctaacatagtgaaacctcgtcactactaaaaattagccaggtgtggtggcacgccctgtaatcccagctactcaggagtctgaggcaggagaatcgcttgaacctgggcagcggaggctgcagtgagccgagatggcaccactgcactccagcctgggcgacagagtgagactctgcctcaaacaaaccaaccaacaaacaaaaaaaaaccagaaacacaGCAATCTTAGTTGTACAGACTTACATTGAGGCATAAATGAGATTTAACACATGTTAAAATCTTAGTACaggggccaggcgtgatggctcaggcctctaaatccctgcactttgggaggctgaggcaggaggattgcttgagcccaggagttccagaccagcttgggcaacacagcaagaccccgtctcaaaaaaataaaaaattaaaattaaaaaaccttAGTACATAGCAAGCATTTGATAATGGAGGAGCATATCAGGTCTGCCAGATAAAGCAAACATTGGTTGAAAATCTAGactctaggccgggtgcagtggcttacgcctgtaatcccagcactttgggaggccgaagcgggcagatcacttgaggtcaggagtttgaaaccagcctggccaacgtggtgaaaccgtctctactaaaaatacaaaaattagccaggcgtggtggtgcacgcctgtaatcccagctactcagcaggagaatcgctggaacctgggagttggaggttgcagtgactgagatcgcaccgctgcattccagcctgggtggcagagtgagacttcatctcaaaaaaaatctagcctctaggctgggcacagtagctcacgcctgtaatcccagctctttgggggcctgaggcaggcggatcactggaaggcaggagtttgagaccagcctggccaacatggtgaaaacccatctctactaaaaatacaaaagttagctgggcgtggtgatgggtgcctgtaatcccagctacttaggaggctgaggcaggagaatcacttgaaccccggaggcggaggttgcagtgagccaagattgtgccactgagctccagccggggcaaaagagcgagactccatctcgaaaaaaaagaaaatctagactCTAGATCTGCACTATCCAATAGGATCCccactagcctggcactagcttCATTTCAACTTCTTAACAGCCATACATGACCAATGGTGTCCCTGTAAGACGTGCAGATATCTAGAGAATATTTCCAGCCATCATCTCAGAAAGTTCTATACAACAATGCTTCTCAAGATAGAAGATGTCATTAACAGCAAAGAATCTGGGGCCCAGCTGCCTGGGTTTTAAATCCCTGTTTCACcctttccagctgtgtgacctcgggcagGTTAAttaaactctctgtgcctcagtttcctcatctgtaaagtggaagaAATAATAACACCTGCcttataggattgttgtgaggatgtAAATGAGTTCAtgtttgtaaagtgcttagaaggaTGTCTGGCTCCCAGTAAAAGCTCAGTAAGCATTTGTCAAAGTCACTGGCAGGAAAGATAGTGAAAAACTGGATCCAGAAAGAGACCTGGCCCAGATCCTGAGTGAAACAGAAAGGACACCTAAATAGCAGGGTGGTTGTAAGGAAAGTCATCAACATACTTTGTAAAGTGACTCAAAATGCTTCCAGGAAAGCTGAGCGGCTGCCCCTCCAGCCCCGCCCCTCCAATGCTCTGGGCCCCTGGGAAGGATGGGGCTCCAGCACAGCCCGTCCCCTCCCCTTACCATCTCCATAGGCTGGCCCAGGGTCCTCAGCCCAGGTGGGTGGAAAGGGCACCGTGAGAGGTAAGCGGGGCCGACGGGAGGTCAGGAAGCTGCCAGGCGGACCTCCAGGCTCTCGGCCTAGGGGGCTGGGGGGCTGCTCAGCCGCAGAGGTGGCCAGCAGCTCCTGCAGGATGTTGATGGGTGAGACAGTGAGCTCCCAGTTGGTGATACCGAAGTCACGTAGGTGGGCCCGGGCGTGGCTGGAGAGGCCGGCCCGTGTGTCGAAGCCAGCCCCGCAGAAGTCACAGCGCATCAGGCTGAAGGTGCCTGGGTCAAAGTTGGCCACTGTGGAGAGAGGACAGGACTGCCTGAGGTGGAGAGGGGGCTACTCCCCAGCCCCAACCCCTCCCCATATTCAGGGCTTCACCCTGGACTGCCTTTCTTCCCCGTGGCTGTCCCTTTTGCTCCTGCCTGCTCCTCAGCTCTCAGCTCGTGCATCCTCCCACCCCATTCCAGGAAGCCTGACCCTCCCAGATACCCCCTTCCCACATCTGGCAACATCAAGGAGGGTCCTCTTCTGCAAAAACCCTTctccagggccaggtgtggtggctcacgcctgtaatcccagctctttgggaggccaagcgggaagatctcttgagcccaggagtttgacaccagtctgggcaacatagtgagaccccatctctatcaaaaaattagctgggcatagtggtgcgtgcctgtagtcccagctacttgggaggctaacgtgggaggattgctcgagcttaggagtttgaggctgcagtgagctataattgccccatggcactccagcctgggcaacagagcaagaccctgtctcttaaaaagagaaagaaagaaaaagaaatgcttctcCAGTTGTGGACCTGCCATCATCTATGAGAGTATTTGATTAATAGCCTTCTCGTGACTATTTTTACTCATGATCACCCAAGTgctgtaaattaaatatttgttggatgaagaaatggacaaatggatgtAATGCCCTCTGCTGGGAGCCTTCTCTGAGCCCTGCAACTGGAGTTAGGGACTTTGGCTCAGCTTCCCCAGCCTCCTGGTTCTCCCAGCTTTCCCCGcatctcagccctgctcactcgGTGTCGTCACTGCCTGGTTTCCTGGTTGTcaccccttgcccccaacccctaGTGcgtagacacacagacacacacacacacacacacactcacactcaaacACCATACTGGCACCTCCCCAAGTGGGCTTTGTGTCTGCCAATGTCAGAACCACCCAGGGTGCTCCTGTTGGAAACAGACTTCTGGAATCAGAGCCTTGTACTGTGGGAACTGACAAACCTTACAGGCAGCCCCAGGGGGTTCTGAAGCTGGCCAGTGTGGGGTGGAGGGGGTCCCACCACTCCTGGACTGGGCCATGAACTCCAAGAGTCCAAGAACTGCTATTCTGTccactgctgtgtccccaggtCCCCAGAACAGAGGGGAAcctttctcagtaaatatttgttgaatggaggAATGAATGAAATTCTCTGCCTGAGGCTGACTCTTCTACCCACACTCCTTCCTCCAGTGGCTGGAATGGCCAGGGGACTGGGGCGTCTCCACACATCCACCGACCAGGTGGCCTTTACTGTGGCTCTCAAGTCTCTCAGGAGCAGAGGCCCCAATGTCCCCCTGCTTGGCGCTAAGGGAGAGAATTTAGATCAACGGTGGGTTGCCCAGCCATGTGTCTCCTGGGCCTTTAAAAGTGAAGCTGCCctaccttttttcttcttcttctggaaGGAGAACCTGCGCTCAATGGCCTTCACCTCCTCAGCGGAGATGAAATGGCGCACATTGTAGCTGACGCCCACGCGGTTCAGGTGGCCCCGGACGTGGTTGGCCAAGCCGATGCCGTTGTGGAAGCGATCGGGGCAGTAGGGGCATTTCCGCTCCTCGTGCTTCAGTGCCATGGCCGGGTCCCCATCCAGGAGTGTGTCCAGCCCCAGCGGGCCGCCCAGCGGCGCGTCCAGGAGCAGGAAGTCCAGGGGGTGGGCGCCTGCCAGCCCCAGCTCCTCGGGCTGCAACCTTGGGGGCACCCTGGCTGCCGCCATGACCTGCGGCCCCAGCTTCGCCACGAGCACAATGGGTACCATCCCtcggagctgctgctgctgcccctggGTGGCCTCTACTGCCTGCAGGGCCTCTCGGAATGCCTGCTTCAGCTCCAGGGCCGGCTGCGGGATGAGGCTGGGGGTGGCTAGGGGTGAAAAGACCCCATTTTCAGGGGAAAAATCCATCTCAGAGGTCAGCACtacatcctcctcttcctcctcctcctcctcctcttcgcTCCAAGGGCGCCTCCGTTCCCCCAGCCCTTGTGGGTGGACGGTGCTTTTGTTTCTCCCGAGCTGTAAGGAGTAGGGGGTGGATGCTAGCGTGGAGGGAAAGGCCAGCCTTCCGAGAGGCCTCTGGCCCGTGCCATGCAGGAGTGGTTTTGACAGCGGGAAATCTCTGATGCTCAGCTGCTGGCATCCTGGGCCAAAGGCCAGGCTGGGGTCGTATCCAGCAGGGTTCTCCCGCCACATGGGGGCCAAGGACGGCTCGACTTTGCCAAAGTAGTCCACAGCAGTGTCAGGGAAGCAGGCGTGAGCATCCTGGCTAGTGCCCGGCTGGCTGGCAGGGTCTTCCTCATAAGCCTCGCCATCCTCCTCCCAGTGGGGATGGGCATGCACCAGCCTCACGTGCTCCCTGAGCAGGCTCTCGCTGGGCGCGGGAAAACCACAGAAGACACAGGCGCTGAGGCCAATGGCAGCTCCGTAGGGCTGATAGAGGAGGGCGCTGGcctcagggctggggctgccagcCCCGCTGCTGCCTCCAAAAGGCTCTTTGGTGGTCTGGCCTGGGGGCTCACGCATGTGCAGCTTGGCATGCTGCACATAGGCCCTGGAGGAATTGGTGCCAAAGACACACTTAGGGCACTGCAGCCGTGCCTCCCGGCCCTCGTCTCCTGGAACTTGCTTCAGCTTTTGGATCTCCTCAATGATCTTCTCCCGGGAGGCCTGGTGCAGCTGCCGGTGCTGCTCCAGGGCAGTGGGGTCAGCAAAGGCCCAGCCGCACTCCCCGCAGGCCAGCGGGGCCAGGTCCGCAGGGGGCTCCTGGCCCGGGGCTCGGCGGTGCTGGCTCATGTGCTCCAGGAGGTGCTCCTTCTGCTTGAAGTAGATGCTGCACTCGATGCATGGGAACACGGCCGGCTCCTCGTCCTCGTCCTCATCTGGGCTGGCCACCCCTTCGGCCACCTCCTCCAGCAGCTCACACAGGTAGGGCCCGGTCCGGATCGGGGGCAGTAGCGGCTGCAGCCGCTCCACAGAAGCCTCCGAGTTCACTGTCCAGGTCTGTGTGGCTACCTCCGAGGCTGACGTGGGTAGGCCCCACTCGGACGGCTGGGCCAGCCCCTCCAGGTCCTCCAGATCTTCTCTGCCACCCACCACCGCCATGTCCAGCGTCTTCGGGGTGTCTTCCACTGGCACAAACACCCTCCTGAAGGGGGCgaggggtggcggctgggcaggcAGGTCCAAGTGCAGCCCTGCGTCCTGGGGGGATCCCTGCTCGTCCTCATCTTGGAGCCAGTCGAACCTGGGGCGGCCCTGGGCATGTTTCTCCAAAAGCCTTGGTTCCCCCCGGTGGTGTAAGAACCTTCTAGAGCCCTCTAGCTCAGCGTGGGGTTTCATGGTTCTCACAATGACTGAGTCCTCGAATCTCCGCTCAGATAGGatgccctccccagcctcctggaCAAGGGGGTGCTCCC from Pan paniscus chromosome 20, NHGRI_mPanPan1-v2.0_pri, whole genome shotgun sequence encodes the following:
- the WIZ gene encoding protein Wiz isoform X1 — its product is MEGSLAGSLAAPDRPRGPERLPGPAPRENIEGGAEAAEGEGGIFRSTRYLPVTKEGPRDILDGRGGISDGQPHPGLSEALPRVTSATHRISSCCWDGGSLDFRPGSPPPHLLGHFPGTPDGRGPWEHPLVQEAGEGILSERRFEDSVIVRTMKPHAELEGSRRFLHHRGEPRLLEKHAQGRPRFDWLQDEDEQGSPQDAGLHLDLPAQPPPLAPFRRVFVPVEDTPKTLDMAVVGGREDLEDLEGLAQPSEWGLPTSASEVATQTWTVNSEASVERLQPLLPPIRTGPYLCELLEEVAEGVASPDEDEDEEPAVFPCIECSIYFKQKEHLLEHMSQHRRAPGQEPPADLAPLACGECGWAFADPTALEQHRQLHQASREKIIEEIQKLKQVPGDEGREARLQCPKCVFGTNSSRAYVQHAKLHMREPPGQTTKEPFGGSSGAGSPSPEASALLYQPYGAAIGLSACVFCGFPAPSESLLREHVRLVHAHPHWEEDGEAYEEDPASQPGTSQDAHACFPDTAVDYFGKVEPSLAPMWRENPAGYDPSLAFGPGCQQLSIRDFPLSKPLLHGTGQRPLGRLAFPSTLASTPYSLQLGRNKSTVHPQGLGERRRPWSEEEEEEEEEEDVVLTSEMDFSPENGVFSPLATPSLIPQPALELKQAFREALQAVEATQGQQQQLRGMVPIVLVAKLGPQVMAAARVPPRLQPEELGLAGAHPLDFLLLDAPLGGPLGLDTLLDGDPAMALKHEERKCPYCPDRFHNGIGLANHVRGHLNRVGVSYNVRHFISAEEVKAIERRFSFQKKKKKVANFDPGTFSLMRCDFCGAGFDTRAGLSSHARAHLRDFGITNWELTVSPINILQELLATSAAEQPPSPLGREPGGPPGSFLTSRRPRLPLTVPFPPTWAEDPGPAYGDGLGSEENAMVAMDLGSPSLPKKSLPVPGALEQVASRLSSKVAAEVPHGSKQELQDLKAQSLTTCEVCGACFETRKGLSSHARSHLRQLGVAESESSGAPIDLLYELVKQKGLPDAHLGLPPGLAKKSSSLKEVVAGAPRPGLLTLAKPLDAPAVNKAIKSPPGFSAKGLGHPPSSPLLKKTPLALAGSPTPKNPEDKSPQLSLSPRPASPKAQWPQSEDEGPLNLTLDSDGGRELDCQLCGAWFETRKGLSSHARAHLRHLGVSDPDAKGSPIDVLHGLIRRDGVQIRLPPRRGALAHPGRPPPTSAALSLLPPPPPAKKAKLKAAGMASPWGKQDLSAAAAAGIFWASDVEPSPLNLSSGPEPARDIRCEFCGEFFENRKGLSSHARSHLRQMGVTEWYVNGSPIDTLREILKRRTQSRPGGPPNPPGPSPKALAKMMGGAGPGSSLEARSPSDLHISPLAKKLPPPPGSPLGHSPTASPPPTARKMFPGLAAPSLPKKLKPEQIRVEIKREMLPGALHGELHPSEGPWGAPREDMTPLNLSSRAEPVRDIRCEFCGEFFENRKGLSSHARSHLRQMGVTEWSVNGSPIDTLREILKKKSKPCLIKKEPPAGDLAPALAEDGPPTVAPGPVQSPLPLSPLAGRPGKPGAGPAQVPRELSLTPITGAKPSATGYLGSVAAKRPLQEDRLLPAEVKAKTYIQTELPFKAKTLHEKTSHSSTEACCELCGLYFENRKALASHARAHLRQFGVTEWCVNGSPIETLSEWIKHRPQKVGAYRSYIQGGRPFTKKFRSAGHGRDSDKRPSLGLAPGGLAVVGRSAGGEPGPEAGRAADGGERPLAASPPGTVKAEEHQRQNINKFERRQARPPDASAARGGEDTNDLQQKLEEVRQPPPRVRPVPSLVPRPPQTSLVKFVGNIYTLKCRFCEVEFQGPLSIQEEWVRHLQRHILEMNFSKADPPPEESQAPQAQTAAAEAP
- the WIZ gene encoding protein Wiz isoform X3; translation: MEGSLAGSLAAPDRPRGPERLPGPAPRENIEGGAEAAEGEGGIFRSTRYLPVTKEGPRDILDGRGGISDGQPHPGLSEALPRVTSATHRISSCCWDGGSLDFRPGSPPPHLLGHFPGTPDGRGPWEHPLVQEAGEGILSERRFEDSVIVRTMKPHAELEGSRRFLHHRGEPRLLEKHAQGRPRFDWLQDEDEQGSPQDAGLHLDLPAQPPPLAPFRRVFVPVEDTPKTLDMAVVGGREDLEDLEGLAQPSEWGLPTSASEVATQTWTVNSEASVERLQPLLPPIRTGPYLCELLEEVAEGVASPDEDEDEEPAVFPCIECSIYFKQKEHLLEHMSQHRRAPGQEPPADLAPLACGECGWAFADPTALEQHRQLHQASREKIIEEIQKLKQVPGDEGREARLQCPKCVFGTNSSRAYVQHAKLHMREPPGQTTKEPFGGSSGAGSPSPEASALLYQPYGAAIGLSACVFCGFPAPSESLLREHVRLVHAHPHWEEDGEAYEEDPASQPGTSQDAHACFPDTAVDYFGKVEPSLAPMWRENPAGYDPSLAFGPGCQQLSIRDFPLSKPLLHGTGQRPLGRLAFPSTLASTPYSLQLGRNKSTVHPQGLGERRRPWSEEEEEEEEEEDVVLTSEMDFSPENGVFSPLATPSLIPQPALELKQAFREALQAVEATQGQQQQLRGMVPIVLVAKLGPQVMAAARVPPRLQPEELGLAGAHPLDFLLLDAPLGGPLGLDTLLDGDPAMALKHEERKCPYCPDRFHNGIGLANHVRGHLNRVGVSYNVRHFISAEEVKAIERRFSFQKKKKKVANFDPGTFSLMRCDFCGAGFDTRAGLSSHARAHLRDFGITNWELTVSPINILQELLATSAAEQPPSPLGREPGGPPGSFLTSRRPRLPLTVPFPPTWAEDPGPAYGDGLGSEENAMVAMDLGSPSLPKKSLPVPGALEQVASRLSSKVAAEVPHGSKQELQDLKAQSLTTCEVCGACFETRKGLSSHARSHLRQLGVAESESSGAPIDLLYELVKQKGLPDAHLGLPPGLAKKSSSLKEVVAGAPRPGLLTLAKPLDAPAVNKAIKSPPGFSAKGLGHPPSSPLLKKTPLALAGSPTPKNPEDKSPQLSLSPRPASPKAQWPQSEDEGPLNLTSGPEPARDIRCEFCGEFFENRKGLSSHARSHLRQMGVTEWYVNGSPIDTLREILKRRTQSRPGGPPNPPGPSPKALAKMMGGAGPGSSLEARSPSDLHISPLAKKLPPPPGSPLGHSPTASPPPTARKMFPGLAAPSLPKKLKPEQIRVEIKREMLPGALHGELHPSEGPWGAPREDMTPLNLSSRAEPVRDIRCEFCGEFFENRKGLSSHARSHLRQMGVTEWSVNGSPIDTLREILKKKSKPCLIKKEPPAGDLAPALAEDGPPTVAPGPVQSPLPLSPLAGRPGKPGAGPAQVPRELSLTPITGAKPSATGYLGSVAAKRPLQEDRLLPAEVKAKTYIQTELPFKAKTLHEKTSHSSTEACCELCGLYFENRKALASHARAHLRQFGVTEWCVNGSPIETLSEWIKHRPQKVGAYRSYIQGGRPFTKKFRSAGHGRDSDKRPSLGLAPGGLAVVGRSAGGEPGPEAGRAADGGERPLAASPPGTVKAEEHQRQNINKFERRQARPPDASAARGGEDTNDLQQKLEEVRQPPPRVRPVPSLVPRPPQTSLVKFVGNIYTLKCRFCEVEFQGPLSIQEEWVRHLQRHILEMNFSKADPPPEESQAPQAQTAAAEAP